One window of Dehalobacterium formicoaceticum genomic DNA carries:
- a CDS encoding Crp/Fnr family transcriptional regulator: MLNIIKRIQNHVEKHGQNGKNVKHGHHHGDDEDHESCISLVPIFNHLEKDQMDEIMRVTHTVTYRKGENLHRSGDMSDSLYIVNKGRIKIYRLSESGKEQLLRILAPGDFTGELALFSETIHESYAEAMEEASVCTIKRSEFQSLLLRYPSISLKVLVAFSNRLEQSEKQTTRFATEKVETRIALFLAECVSQENQSMIIELPMNKKDLASYLGTTPETISRKLSDLENEGYIKQISNRKIEILDLESMLMV, translated from the coding sequence ATGTTAAATATCATAAAAAGAATTCAAAACCATGTTGAAAAGCATGGCCAAAATGGTAAAAATGTGAAGCATGGACATCATCACGGAGATGACGAGGATCATGAATCCTGCATATCCTTGGTTCCGATTTTCAATCATTTGGAAAAGGATCAAATGGACGAAATTATGAGGGTTACTCATACCGTCACCTACCGGAAAGGAGAAAATCTTCACCGATCTGGAGACATGTCAGACTCCCTTTATATTGTCAATAAAGGGAGGATAAAAATATATCGACTCTCTGAATCCGGAAAAGAACAATTGCTTCGAATTCTGGCTCCTGGCGATTTTACAGGTGAGCTTGCTCTGTTTAGCGAGACTATACATGAGTCATATGCCGAGGCAATGGAAGAAGCTAGTGTTTGTACTATTAAGCGTTCCGAATTTCAAAGCCTTCTCTTAAGGTATCCTTCCATTTCTTTAAAAGTGTTGGTTGCGTTTTCAAACAGGCTCGAGCAGTCAGAAAAACAGACCACACGCTTTGCCACGGAAAAGGTTGAAACCAGAATAGCACTCTTCTTAGCTGAATGTGTTAGTCAAGAGAATCAATCTATGATCATTGAATTACCCATGAATAAAAAGGATCTGGCTTCCTATCTGGGAACAACACCAGAAACAATCAGCAGGAAATTGTCAGATTTGGAAAACGAAGGATACATTAAGCAAATTTCCAACCGTAAAATTGAAATCCTTGATTTGGAAAGTATGTTAATGGTTTAA
- a CDS encoding response regulator transcription factor produces MFNILVVEDDKKLRRLLCTVLTKNGYHAIGAEDGLAALEILDQEYIDLIISDIMMPNMDGYELTKMLWETKHHLPILMVTAKESFDDKERGFLVGTDDYMVKPIDVNEMILRVGALLRRARIANERKLTCGNTILDYDSLTVYQNGQSFILPQKEFYLLFKLISYANKIFTRQQLMDEIWGMDSETDERTVDVHINRLRERFKDSGDFEIVTVRGLGYKAVRCHD; encoded by the coding sequence ATGTTTAATATACTCGTCGTTGAAGATGACAAAAAATTACGCCGGCTCCTATGTACCGTCTTAACAAAAAACGGCTACCATGCCATTGGAGCGGAAGATGGCCTGGCCGCCCTTGAAATTTTGGATCAAGAATATATCGATCTAATTATTTCGGACATTATGATGCCCAACATGGATGGCTATGAACTCACCAAGATGCTATGGGAAACAAAGCATCATTTGCCAATTTTGATGGTCACGGCCAAAGAGAGTTTTGATGATAAAGAGAGAGGTTTTTTGGTGGGCACAGATGATTATATGGTAAAACCAATTGATGTCAATGAAATGATTTTACGGGTGGGCGCATTGCTCCGCCGCGCCCGGATTGCTAATGAACGCAAGCTTACCTGCGGAAACACCATTTTGGATTATGATTCTTTGACTGTATATCAAAACGGGCAGAGTTTCATTCTTCCGCAAAAAGAATTTTATTTATTGTTCAAACTCATTTCTTATGCCAATAAGATTTTCACCAGGCAGCAGCTGATGGATGAAATTTGGGGCATGGATTCAGAAACAGATGAACGCACTGTGGATGTGCATATTAATCGCTTGCGGGAAAGATTTAAAGATTCCGGGGATTTTGAGATCGTTACCGTGCGGGGTCTGGGCTATAAAGCGGTAAGGTGCCATGATTAA
- a CDS encoding GerAB/ArcD/ProY family transporter — MLEPGKITPSQAGFLMILTVLGTANLTMPAVTSWFAGMDAWMTIILGFFLNILLIWVIDRICKTFPKKSSISMISHINHITGRYLGTLIVLGYLSFLIFDEAVITRSVCEFLLISFMPDTPIEVFIIIMLFLSAMVVRAGLEVLARTATFIIPIFLISFGVLLVLLIGEMDLATLLPVFDGGIKPIIYGSLFPAIWQGQFVLMLFIWPYLNRPEKGFRSMLLAAVSLLFIMLSITIVATAILGPLTSHLHFPTFTIVSYMEIGFLTRLDAIFMAVWIAGAFIKISMFYYVICLLIGELFGIKEYKCLVYPVGLIIGAMVIMIAPNMADFWSLFTNVEIPIDLLFEYLVPFGLLGVIYLRGLHKKKRGEQDGA; from the coding sequence ATGCTGGAACCAGGAAAAATAACACCCAGCCAAGCTGGGTTCTTAATGATATTAACTGTTTTGGGTACCGCCAATTTGACTATGCCGGCTGTTACCTCATGGTTTGCCGGTATGGACGCCTGGATGACCATAATTCTGGGATTTTTTCTTAACATTTTATTAATTTGGGTGATAGACCGAATATGCAAGACTTTCCCGAAAAAAAGCAGCATAAGTATGATCAGTCATATTAATCATATTACGGGAAGGTACTTGGGCACCCTAATTGTCTTAGGTTATTTAAGCTTTTTGATTTTTGATGAAGCTGTCATTACCAGGTCGGTGTGCGAGTTTCTCCTAATTAGTTTTATGCCGGACACTCCTATTGAAGTATTTATTATTATTATGCTCTTCTTAAGTGCCATGGTAGTAAGGGCAGGGCTGGAAGTATTAGCGCGCACAGCTACCTTTATTATCCCTATATTTCTCATATCCTTTGGGGTTCTTTTAGTATTGTTAATCGGGGAAATGGATCTTGCCACCCTGCTGCCTGTCTTTGATGGAGGCATTAAGCCTATTATCTATGGGTCTCTTTTTCCTGCTATTTGGCAGGGGCAATTTGTTTTAATGCTCTTTATTTGGCCTTATTTAAACAGGCCGGAAAAAGGATTTAGATCCATGCTGCTGGCAGCTGTATCATTACTGTTCATCATGCTATCTATTACCATAGTTGCCACCGCCATCTTAGGGCCATTGACCTCTCATTTGCACTTTCCTACCTTTACTATCGTAAGTTATATGGAAATCGGATTTTTAACCAGATTGGATGCAATTTTTATGGCGGTATGGATCGCGGGGGCCTTTATAAAAATCAGCATGTTTTATTATGTGATCTGTCTCTTAATAGGAGAGCTTTTTGGGATCAAGGAATATAAATGTCTAGTTTATCCTGTTGGTTTAATCATAGGGGCTATGGTAATTATGATTGCTCCTAATATGGCTGACTTTTGGAGTTTGTTTACTAATGTAGAGATTCCCATTGACTTGTTATTTGAATATTTAGTTCCTTTTGGATTATTAGGTGTGATTTATCTCAGAGGTCTGCACAAGAAGAAAAGAGGAGAACAGGATGGTGCTTAA
- a CDS encoding flavodoxin family protein: MKVVAFNGSPKKDGNTACALKIIGEELVNNDIDFEIVQVGDKNIRGCIGCFLCMKNKDEKCALNDEVNDWIQKMKSADGIILGSPVYFSGISGTMKCFLDRAMYVVSANDRMLRHKVGASFVAVRRSGGVTTVNGLNQYITYAEMIMPTSNYWNVIYGAAPGEAENDMEGKQIARILGKNMAWLIKVIDAGKKAIPIPEKEPKERMSFIR, translated from the coding sequence ATGAAGGTAGTTGCCTTTAACGGCAGTCCGAAAAAAGACGGTAATACGGCCTGTGCATTGAAAATTATCGGCGAGGAACTAGTTAATAACGATATTGATTTTGAAATAGTGCAGGTAGGGGACAAAAATATTAGGGGATGTATTGGCTGTTTTTTGTGTATGAAAAACAAAGACGAAAAATGCGCTCTTAATGATGAAGTTAATGATTGGATCCAAAAAATGAAATCAGCTGATGGGATCATTCTTGGTTCACCGGTTTACTTTTCCGGAATTTCCGGCACCATGAAATGCTTCCTTGACAGGGCCATGTATGTTGTTTCAGCTAATGACAGAATGTTAAGGCATAAGGTAGGTGCAAGCTTTGTTGCGGTTAGACGCTCGGGCGGAGTAACCACAGTTAACGGTTTAAATCAATATATCACTTATGCGGAAATGATCATGCCTACCTCAAACTATTGGAATGTTATTTATGGAGCCGCCCCGGGTGAAGCGGAAAATGATATGGAAGGAAAACAGATTGCCCGAATTCTGGGCAAAAACATGGCTTGGTTGATTAAAGTAATTGATGCGGGGAAAAAAGCTATCCCAATACCTGAAAAGGAACCAAAGGAACGAATGAGTTTTATCCGGTAA
- a CDS encoding ASKHA domain-containing protein translates to MVKVTFLPANKTVSVSKGSTILQAAIAADVKVESNCGGKGICGKCKVQLADRNLTPISDAEEKFLSKSELAEGFVLACQRYLEEDTVISLREQKDSFSRKTGLKNITEDISLEPSIAKHFLTLNHPTIEDQLPDWDRVKNALPVKDIPFDRSLASSLPGILYKANFQVTAVLDENELLAIEPGDTTDRSFGLAVDIGTTTVAAYLMDLNSGRVVGNGALTNPQQFFGADVISRINHASLGPDALLQLQEKVIGGLNSIIEHLCQEHQLKAEEIYQVTIVGNTTMSHLFLGIDPTYLAPAPFIPVFHESVKVTAKELGLRILPTGKVIVLPIVAGYVGSDTIGVALASKIDRLTGITLAIDIGTNGEMILAGKGKILTCSTAAGPAFEGAEIKYGMRAAEGAIEGVTISDDVELKVIADVKPKGICGSGLIDAISEMAKSGVIDASGRIAGEPEELAKLSPQLQARIRKGANGVEFVLAWAKDSGNGEDIVLIQKDIRELQLAKGAIMAGIKILLKEMEIEANQIDRVFLAGAFGNFIKKESALGIKLLPDLPLERIMAIGNAAGEGAQIALISVEERKRASDIARVAKHIELSSRRDFPDLFVESLGF, encoded by the coding sequence ATGGTTAAAGTAACATTTTTACCAGCGAACAAAACAGTAAGTGTTTCGAAAGGGAGTACCATATTACAGGCCGCCATTGCTGCCGATGTCAAAGTTGAAAGCAACTGCGGCGGAAAAGGTATCTGCGGAAAATGCAAAGTACAGCTGGCCGATAGAAATCTAACTCCCATTTCCGATGCGGAAGAGAAATTCTTAAGTAAAAGTGAATTGGCGGAAGGTTTTGTTTTAGCATGCCAAAGGTATCTGGAGGAAGATACGGTAATTTCCTTACGGGAGCAAAAGGATTCTTTCAGCCGCAAAACAGGGTTAAAAAATATCACAGAAGATATTTCTCTAGAGCCCAGCATTGCAAAACATTTTCTCACTTTGAACCATCCCACCATTGAAGATCAGCTTCCTGACTGGGATAGAGTGAAGAATGCTTTACCAGTAAAAGATATTCCCTTTGATAGGTCTTTGGCATCATCCCTCCCTGGCATCTTATACAAGGCTAACTTTCAGGTTACTGCCGTTCTGGACGAAAATGAACTTTTGGCTATCGAGCCAGGTGATACCACGGACCGCTCTTTCGGCTTGGCTGTGGATATTGGGACTACTACAGTTGCTGCATATCTTATGGATCTGAATAGCGGCAGGGTGGTAGGAAACGGTGCTTTAACAAATCCCCAGCAGTTTTTCGGGGCTGATGTGATCTCTCGGATAAATCATGCTTCCCTTGGTCCTGATGCCCTCCTCCAGCTGCAGGAGAAAGTAATCGGCGGGTTGAACAGCATTATTGAGCATCTGTGTCAAGAACATCAGCTTAAGGCGGAAGAAATCTATCAAGTTACCATTGTAGGCAATACCACCATGAGCCATCTGTTTTTGGGTATTGACCCTACTTATTTAGCTCCGGCACCATTTATCCCCGTCTTTCATGAATCGGTGAAAGTGACTGCCAAGGAGCTGGGACTGAGGATCTTACCAACCGGCAAGGTAATTGTTTTGCCCATTGTGGCCGGTTATGTGGGATCAGATACCATTGGCGTAGCCCTGGCTTCAAAGATTGACCGCCTCACCGGCATTACTTTGGCCATTGATATCGGTACCAACGGAGAAATGATTCTTGCCGGCAAGGGCAAAATACTTACCTGCTCCACGGCGGCGGGGCCGGCATTTGAAGGCGCCGAGATCAAATATGGCATGCGGGCTGCGGAGGGTGCCATTGAAGGGGTAACAATTTCGGACGATGTGGAACTTAAGGTTATTGCCGATGTAAAGCCTAAGGGAATTTGCGGTTCAGGTCTGATTGATGCCATATCGGAAATGGCCAAAAGCGGGGTAATCGATGCGTCCGGCCGTATCGCAGGAGAACCGGAGGAGTTAGCAAAGCTATCTCCCCAATTACAAGCCCGTATCCGCAAAGGGGCAAACGGCGTGGAATTCGTCTTGGCCTGGGCCAAGGATTCTGGGAATGGAGAAGATATTGTTTTGATTCAAAAGGACATTAGAGAGCTGCAATTAGCCAAGGGAGCCATCATGGCCGGCATAAAAATCTTATTAAAAGAAATGGAGATTGAGGCAAATCAAATAGACCGGGTATTTTTAGCCGGAGCCTTCGGAAATTTTATTAAAAAGGAAAGTGCCCTTGGCATAAAATTATTGCCCGATCTACCCTTGGAGCGCATTATGGCGATCGGAAATGCTGCCGGAGAAGGTGCCCAGATTGCACTGATCTCTGTTGAAGAAAGAAAAAGAGCATCTGATATCGCCCGGGTGGCAAAGCATATTGAGCTTTCCAGCAGGAGGGATTTTCCAGATTTATTTGTAGAATCATTAGGTTTTTAA
- the lepB gene encoding signal peptidase I: protein MCYLAGIFIAIALFYNYVFFVIVVPSASMYPSIEIGDRIITTRILDTSKIGRGDILVFRSDEFNEIMVKRVIGLPKDQIEINPEGEVSVNNEKLAEAYVHYPDHLNLSGSYKVAEGEYFFLGDYREHSLDSRKWNEPFIPESKLLGEAKLILFPLNRIMVLT, encoded by the coding sequence TTGTGCTATCTGGCAGGCATCTTCATTGCGATCGCTTTATTCTATAATTATGTCTTTTTTGTAATTGTTGTCCCAAGTGCCTCCATGTACCCCTCAATAGAAATTGGAGACCGTATCATAACCACCAGAATATTGGATACATCTAAAATTGGACGAGGGGATATTCTTGTGTTTCGATCGGACGAATTCAACGAAATTATGGTGAAACGAGTAATTGGTCTTCCAAAGGATCAAATTGAAATTAACCCAGAAGGGGAGGTTTCCGTAAATAATGAAAAACTGGCGGAAGCCTATGTACATTATCCAGACCACCTTAACCTTAGTGGAAGCTATAAGGTGGCTGAAGGAGAATATTTTTTCCTTGGAGATTACAGGGAGCATTCTCTGGATAGCAGAAAATGGAACGAACCTTTTATCCCGGAAAGCAAGTTATTAGGAGAAGCTAAGTTAATACTTTTTCCTCTTAACAGAATTATGGTACTGACATAG
- a CDS encoding spore germination protein — protein MVLKKIKEKLKGILNRDKTEAKREEGKKFLLQSLAENEKYFRDIFSKCSDVVFRTFEIPTPKSTRVLIIYLDGMSSYLVGEGVVRSLMARYLDEKNDGEEPPMEHVQKHVISIPEIKPEKELIKLVDSVLSGDVVLIIDGEPEGLIISSRGWQSRSVSEPQAEPLVRGPRDGFTENIRTNTALVRRRIKSSRLKLESLELGALTKTSIAIFYIEGIADEKVVEEVKRRILRIKTDSILESGYLEQFIEDDPWSAFPQVDVTERPDKVCGNLLEGRVAILVDNTPFALLVPVLFMQFLQTPEDYYMRPHQATFLRLLRLVTLNIALLFPSFYIAITTFHQEMLPTPLLISIAQARAGVPFPALVEALLMEFAFEIVREAGIRLPRPMGSAVSIVGGLVVGQAAVSAGLVSPAMLIVVGLTAMATFSLPTAHATEAIRLLRFPIMLSAASLGLFGVMAVLLLLLIHLCSLRSFGVPYLSPITPLTVSDLKDVPIRAPWWAMLKRPRLIGYKEPQRQDFGQMPRPPKERE, from the coding sequence ATGGTGCTTAAAAAGATTAAAGAAAAACTAAAGGGAATCCTGAACCGGGATAAGACTGAGGCAAAGAGGGAGGAGGGAAAAAAGTTTCTCCTTCAAAGCTTGGCGGAAAACGAGAAATATTTCCGGGATATATTTAGCAAGTGCTCTGATGTTGTCTTTAGGACTTTCGAAATCCCTACTCCGAAAAGCACACGGGTCTTAATTATTTATTTGGACGGGATGAGCAGTTATTTGGTAGGTGAAGGAGTGGTCAGGTCTTTAATGGCCCGATACTTAGATGAAAAAAATGATGGGGAAGAACCACCCATGGAGCATGTGCAGAAACATGTCATTTCTATACCGGAAATTAAGCCGGAAAAGGAATTGATCAAGCTTGTTGATTCTGTGCTTTCCGGTGATGTAGTACTAATCATTGATGGAGAGCCCGAAGGACTTATCATCAGTTCTCGAGGCTGGCAGTCCCGGTCGGTCTCGGAACCTCAGGCGGAACCTCTGGTACGGGGACCCCGGGACGGATTTACGGAAAATATTCGTACCAATACAGCATTAGTGCGCCGCCGCATCAAAAGTTCCCGGTTAAAGCTGGAGTCCCTAGAGCTGGGGGCACTTACCAAAACAAGCATTGCTATTTTTTATATTGAAGGAATTGCCGATGAAAAGGTCGTGGAAGAAGTCAAACGCCGTATTCTGCGGATCAAGACAGACAGCATTTTGGAATCCGGCTACTTGGAGCAATTTATCGAAGACGATCCTTGGTCTGCTTTTCCTCAAGTGGATGTAACGGAACGACCGGATAAGGTGTGCGGCAATCTGCTGGAGGGACGGGTAGCAATTCTGGTAGATAATACTCCCTTCGCCCTTCTTGTTCCGGTACTATTTATGCAGTTTCTTCAAACACCGGAAGATTATTATATGAGACCACATCAGGCCACCTTTTTAAGGCTGCTGCGCCTGGTTACTTTGAATATTGCCTTGTTATTTCCCTCTTTTTATATTGCTATTACCACATTTCATCAGGAAATGCTGCCTACTCCTTTGCTGATTTCCATTGCCCAAGCCCGGGCAGGTGTACCTTTTCCCGCCTTGGTAGAAGCATTATTGATGGAATTTGCCTTTGAAATTGTCCGGGAAGCCGGGATTCGTTTACCCCGACCGATGGGCTCGGCTGTTTCTATTGTGGGTGGTTTGGTGGTGGGTCAAGCCGCCGTATCCGCCGGATTAGTGTCACCGGCCATGTTAATTGTGGTAGGACTGACTGCCATGGCCACATTCTCACTACCAACAGCTCATGCCACGGAAGCCATTCGTTTATTGCGTTTTCCCATTATGCTTTCAGCGGCAAGTCTGGGGCTTTTCGGAGTGATGGCAGTTTTACTGTTACTCTTAATTCATCTTTGCTCATTAAGATCTTTCGGTGTGCCATATTTATCACCCATTACACCTCTTACTGTGAGTGATTTGAAAGATGTACCTATCAGGGCACCTTGGTGGGCAATGTTAAAACGTCCCCGGTTAATCGGATATAAAGAACCACAGCGGCAGGATTTTGGGCAGATGCCCCGACCGCCCAAAGAAAGAGAGTAA
- a CDS encoding Ger(x)C family spore germination protein yields MSKKVMRRLLLMMLLLMLIFVSVGCGSKVEVEDLAIATAIGIDRVSQNDQSETLFSVRVLKSRNAGGQGSSGSGGGSGGASGGQTEGWMNFAKGNSMDDAKRNLATTTAKRLFLGHSRMIVLGEEKARDGVGDIIDFLFRNEEIRLRNWLLVASGGTAVDFFSISPELTSTFSEEVNDLLTLSASRVSKSYAVDLKGFLTDLATPGKEAVLPLLEIRTLPADDSSSQEGSAPKPKKNVRLKGLAVFKGDKMIGKLEDTETKGFLWVIGEAQSGTLTFPVKNSGTKEPVQVSVEMTRAKSKIETEIVQGKPVINVKIDAEGNLGEFSDNYAAITSQDIAQVNQGYAETIRKEVMPVISKCQKDFASDIFGFGSVLHRQQAKYWKENNLKKNWQSMFPQVEVKVDVKANVRRTGLSTDSIKVE; encoded by the coding sequence TTGAGTAAAAAAGTTATGAGAAGATTATTATTAATGATGCTCTTATTAATGCTGATCTTTGTCTCCGTCGGCTGTGGGAGTAAAGTTGAAGTGGAAGATCTGGCCATTGCCACGGCCATTGGTATTGACAGGGTTTCCCAAAACGACCAAAGTGAGACCTTGTTTTCTGTACGGGTCCTAAAATCGAGAAATGCCGGGGGGCAAGGCTCCAGTGGATCCGGCGGGGGTTCCGGGGGAGCGTCAGGGGGACAAACCGAGGGATGGATGAATTTCGCAAAAGGAAACAGTATGGACGATGCCAAAAGAAATCTGGCTACGACCACCGCGAAAAGACTTTTTCTGGGACACTCCCGCATGATAGTGCTGGGAGAAGAAAAAGCAAGAGATGGTGTAGGGGATATTATTGACTTTCTCTTCAGAAATGAGGAAATCAGGCTGAGAAACTGGCTTCTGGTTGCATCGGGTGGAACAGCTGTGGATTTTTTTAGTATTTCTCCGGAATTGACCAGTACCTTTTCGGAAGAAGTAAATGATCTTCTTACGTTAAGTGCCTCCCGGGTTTCAAAATCCTATGCTGTTGATTTAAAAGGTTTTTTGACTGACTTGGCTACTCCCGGTAAAGAGGCTGTACTTCCTTTACTGGAGATAAGAACGCTGCCTGCTGATGATTCCTCTTCCCAGGAAGGCAGCGCACCTAAGCCAAAAAAAAATGTTCGTTTGAAAGGGCTGGCTGTTTTTAAAGGAGATAAAATGATCGGAAAGCTGGAGGACACGGAAACAAAAGGTTTTCTTTGGGTTATAGGAGAAGCACAAAGCGGTACCCTCACATTTCCCGTGAAAAATTCGGGAACAAAAGAACCTGTCCAGGTATCAGTGGAAATGACCCGGGCAAAGTCAAAAATTGAAACGGAAATTGTTCAAGGAAAACCGGTTATTAATGTAAAGATTGATGCAGAAGGAAATCTGGGTGAGTTTTCCGATAATTATGCCGCTATTACATCCCAGGATATTGCACAGGTGAATCAGGGCTATGCAGAAACTATCAGAAAAGAAGTGATGCCGGTCATAAGTAAGTGCCAAAAGGATTTCGCATCGGATATTTTTGGTTTTGGTAGTGTCCTCCATCGTCAACAAGCAAAGTATTGGAAAGAAAACAACTTAAAGAAAAATTGGCAGTCGATGTTCCCCCAGGTTGAGGTCAAGGTAGACGTGAAGGCCAATGTGCGCCGCACAGGTCTTTCTACAGACAGTATTAAGGTTGAATAA
- a CDS encoding DUF6448 family protein, whose product MSIDILSLKSKMTKTLGLVAAAAAIMVIMPLSASAHCDTMEGPTVSDGFKALETGNVNYTLKWIQPQYEQEIKDKFNLVMKMKDFSPEAKEVAEQYFFSELVRVHRTGEGAPFDGLKPYGTPVDEVVAAADESIAAGNLSPINKLNKEGLIPDERMPEITERFEKVMSSKDFDVNDLEAGREYIESYVKFFKYAEGEEEHGAHGAEAIHEKEDAHDAAASHQEVLYTVKSGDTLWQIALKYDTTYRQIANVNKISNPHMIYPGQTFIIPIE is encoded by the coding sequence ATGAGCATTGATATCTTAAGCTTAAAGTCAAAAATGACAAAAACATTAGGGTTAGTTGCTGCGGCAGCGGCAATCATGGTAATCATGCCCCTATCAGCAAGTGCCCATTGCGACACAATGGAAGGGCCCACAGTTTCTGATGGATTCAAAGCATTGGAAACCGGCAACGTCAACTATACATTAAAATGGATTCAACCGCAATATGAACAAGAGATCAAAGATAAATTCAACCTTGTTATGAAAATGAAGGATTTTAGTCCCGAAGCAAAGGAAGTTGCAGAGCAATATTTCTTCAGTGAACTTGTCAGGGTTCATAGAACTGGTGAAGGCGCACCTTTCGATGGTTTAAAACCCTATGGAACCCCAGTGGATGAAGTGGTGGCAGCAGCCGATGAGAGCATAGCAGCAGGCAACTTAAGTCCAATCAACAAGCTAAATAAAGAAGGCTTAATTCCAGATGAAAGAATGCCAGAAATTACAGAAAGATTTGAAAAAGTAATGTCTTCAAAGGATTTTGATGTAAACGATCTTGAAGCTGGCAGAGAATATATTGAATCCTATGTAAAATTCTTCAAGTATGCAGAAGGTGAAGAGGAACATGGCGCACACGGAGCGGAAGCTATACATGAAAAAGAGGATGCACACGACGCAGCAGCCAGCCACCAGGAAGTTCTCTATACTGTAAAATCCGGTGATACTCTTTGGCAAATTGCATTGAAATATGATACAACATATCGGCAGATTGCAAATGTAAATAAGATCTCCAATCCGCATATGATCTATCCTGGGCAAACATTCATTATTCCAATAGAATAA
- a CDS encoding sensor histidine kinase: MIKKRILSLWAAHVLSVFLIILLSSLTIFLLALLVVHFDLISLKDRHPVIPILSFLFTSVAIGTFITVLVSRRTLTPITNLIKAIKEVAKGNFNVKLEEVHRIDELEEMARNFNIMVQELNSIETLRTDFVVNVSHELKTPIAAIEGYATLLRETALTPEEHEEYLQMIIESARQLSALSSNILKISKLENQELFAEKDSFRLDEQLRQALLLLEAQWSKNELNLNIELEPVVFRGNEEILMQVWLNLLGNAIKFTPPRGEISLSLTASEDNVTVKIGDTGIGISTEVQKHIFEKFYQGDRSRASEGNGLGLSLVKRIVDLHGGSIKVESQSGVGSLFTVTLPQ; this comes from the coding sequence ATGATTAAAAAGAGAATTTTAAGCTTATGGGCAGCCCATGTACTATCAGTTTTTCTGATCATCCTGCTCTCCTCCCTGACCATTTTTTTGCTCGCCCTGCTGGTCGTGCACTTTGACTTGATTTCACTGAAGGACCGCCATCCAGTCATTCCAATCTTATCCTTTTTATTTACCAGCGTTGCCATCGGCACATTCATCACGGTACTGGTGAGCAGAAGAACTTTAACACCAATTACCAATCTCATCAAAGCCATAAAAGAGGTGGCCAAAGGTAATTTTAATGTCAAATTGGAAGAGGTGCACCGCATTGATGAATTAGAAGAAATGGCAAGAAATTTTAATATCATGGTACAGGAGCTGAATAGCATCGAAACCCTACGCACTGATTTTGTGGTCAACGTTTCCCATGAATTAAAAACGCCGATTGCAGCGATTGAAGGATATGCCACCCTGCTGAGAGAAACCGCCCTGACACCGGAGGAACATGAGGAATATCTGCAAATGATTATTGAAAGCGCCCGGCAGTTATCTGCCCTATCCAGCAATATCTTAAAAATCTCCAAGCTTGAAAACCAGGAGCTCTTTGCAGAAAAGGACAGCTTTCGCTTAGATGAGCAGCTGCGGCAAGCATTGTTGCTCTTGGAAGCTCAATGGAGCAAAAATGAATTAAATTTAAATATTGAGCTTGAACCCGTTGTTTTTCGCGGAAATGAAGAAATCCTGATGCAGGTATGGCTGAACCTTTTAGGTAACGCGATTAAATTCACTCCCCCCCGGGGGGAAATATCCCTGTCCTTGACGGCCTCTGAAGATAATGTTACGGTCAAGATTGGTGATACGGGCATTGGTATTTCGACAGAGGTGCAAAAACATATCTTTGAAAAATTCTATCAAGGTGATAGGTCCAGAGCCTCTGAGGGCAACGGCCTTGGATTATCCCTTGTTAAACGTATCGTTGATTTGCATGGCGGCAGTATTAAAGTTGAAAGCCAATCAGGCGTGGGTTCATTGTTTACAGTGACGCTGCCGCAATAA